The Emcibacteraceae bacterium genome contains a region encoding:
- a CDS encoding Lrp/AsnC family transcriptional regulator — translation MELQDSEKKLLDLLKIDSRMSAAELGRKLDLARSTIHMMLGRLEEKVIDCYTIKLKPDAIKNEARCYVTITRDPKKSAQIEEALYNMPEVDCLATVAGSIDLMILVRTDNNQQMDAVLTNIAMLDGVINTESHIILSSKFNRMPY, via the coding sequence ATGGAACTTCAGGACAGCGAAAAAAAATTACTAGACTTATTGAAGATCGACAGCCGAATGAGTGCTGCTGAGCTTGGTCGCAAGCTTGATCTGGCAAGATCAACCATTCATATGATGCTGGGGCGACTGGAAGAAAAAGTGATCGACTGCTATACCATCAAGCTTAAACCTGATGCTATAAAGAATGAGGCCCGATGCTATGTTACAATAACCCGGGACCCTAAGAAATCTGCGCAAATTGAGGAGGCGTTATATAATATGCCTGAAGTGGATTGCCTTGCCACCGTGGCCGGTTCAATTGATCTGATGATTCTGGTTCGAACAGATAATAATCAGCAGATGGATGCTGTTCTGACCAACATTGCAATGCTTGATGGCGTCATCAATACTGAAAGTCACATTATTTTGTCATCAAAGTTCAATAGAATGCCCTATTAA
- a CDS encoding P1 family peptidase, with protein sequence MYYKILFSIFIFAFFNLQALAEQVRARDIGIKPGILKTGKYNAITDVKGVLVGQVTLDKGKTIRTGATAILPHGGNIYQDKVPAAAVIGNGFGKMMGYTQIHELGEIETPIVLTNTLNVPRAADAILDWTLPQPGNEAVRSVNAIVGETNDSGLNDIRGRHLTADIIIKAIENAKSGPVEEGDVGAGKGTIAFGWKGGIGTSSRILPEKLGGYTVGVLIQSNFGGILKMDGVPVGEELNQYYLQDYVDSDAADGSIMMIVATDAPLSDRNLKRLGERALTGLARTGSSMTNGSGDYVISFSTAESVRRTEERRNNNALVETIPNDNVSPLFQAVAEATEEAIYNSLLMARTVSSEDARTGKMRTVQELPVDKVREILKKYGR encoded by the coding sequence ATGTATTATAAAATTCTATTCAGCATATTCATTTTCGCATTCTTCAACCTTCAGGCTTTGGCAGAACAGGTTCGGGCACGTGATATTGGTATTAAACCGGGAATATTGAAGACCGGAAAGTATAATGCAATAACTGATGTAAAAGGGGTTCTGGTCGGGCAGGTCACACTTGATAAAGGAAAAACAATCCGAACCGGGGCGACAGCGATCCTGCCACATGGCGGTAATATTTATCAGGATAAGGTTCCGGCAGCTGCCGTGATCGGAAACGGGTTCGGCAAAATGATGGGCTATACCCAGATCCATGAACTGGGGGAAATTGAAACACCGATTGTTCTGACCAATACATTAAATGTCCCGAGGGCTGCTGATGCCATTCTTGACTGGACATTACCGCAACCCGGTAATGAAGCCGTTCGTTCAGTAAATGCCATCGTCGGGGAAACCAATGATTCAGGCCTAAATGATATAAGAGGTCGTCACCTGACAGCGGATATCATAATCAAGGCAATTGAAAATGCCAAAAGTGGCCCTGTAGAAGAAGGGGACGTTGGTGCCGGTAAGGGCACAATCGCTTTTGGCTGGAAAGGGGGTATCGGAACATCGTCAAGAATATTGCCTGAGAAGCTCGGCGGTTATACGGTCGGGGTATTGATACAAAGCAATTTCGGGGGCATTCTGAAAATGGATGGTGTTCCAGTTGGCGAGGAGCTTAATCAATATTATCTGCAGGACTATGTAGACAGCGATGCTGCCGATGGCTCAATCATGATGATTGTTGCGACGGATGCCCCACTATCTGATCGAAATTTGAAACGTCTGGGGGAACGTGCCCTTACGGGCCTTGCCAGAACCGGCTCATCAATGACAAACGGAAGTGGTGATTATGTAATAAGCTTTTCAACGGCAGAAAGCGTTCGAAGAACTGAAGAGCGTAGAAATAATAATGCCCTGGTAGAAACCATTCCCAATGACAATGTCTCGCCCCTATTCCAGGCCGTGGCAGAAGCGACAGAAGAGGCGATTTACAATTCATTGCTGATGGCGAGAACAGTGAGCAGTGAAGATGCCAGAACAGGCAAGATGAGGACAGTGCAAGAACTGCCGGTAGATAAGGTCAGGGAAATTCTGAAAAAATACGGCCGATAA
- a CDS encoding FeoA family protein produces MMTRYLSDLRIGETSFIAGFDTSRVKDKEFAADLEDRLLEIGFEEGLSIEVLHQGPIGGDPIAVKIGTMTIALRKMEAAAIILGEQK; encoded by the coding sequence ATGATGACGAGATATTTAAGTGACTTGAGAATTGGTGAAACCAGCTTTATTGCCGGTTTTGATACCAGCCGTGTTAAAGACAAGGAATTTGCAGCAGACCTAGAAGATCGCCTGCTTGAAATCGGGTTTGAGGAAGGTCTTTCCATTGAAGTTCTGCATCAGGGCCCTATTGGTGGTGATCCTATTGCCGTAAAAATCGGTACCATGACCATTGCCCTCAGAAAAATGGAGGCTGCGGCTATCATTCTGGGAGAACAGAAATGA
- a CDS encoding aldehyde dehydrogenase family protein, with protein MMNKQEIYTALGLTSAEVEGGNLKVHSPIDGSEIANVKMDTVSEAEAKIAKSVEAFKAWRNVPAPRRGELVRILGNILRDKKEALGALVTLECGKIYQEGLGEVQEMIDICDFAVGQSRMLHGLTIVSERPLHKMREIWQPLGPTGIISAFNFPVAVWSWNAALALVCGNSLLWKPSEKTPVTALACQKLFEKACAEFGADAPKDLSQILIGERDIGEVLTSDERVPLISATGSCAMGKIVGAKVASRFGRSILELGGNNAIIVSKHADLDLAYQGIVFGSVGTCGQRCTTTRRLFIHEDVYDQIVPRIKKAFAGVSIGNPLDEKTLMGPLIDEDAFNNMQNALNVAKENGGKITGGSRALGNEYPGGYYVNPALVEMDGDDANIKTETFAPILYAFKYTDLENAIARQNDVPQGLSSAIFTTNILEAEMFTSEFGSDCGIANVNIGTSGAEIGGAFGGEKETGGGRESGSDAWRGYMRRMTSTTNYSTKLPLAQGIKFDAD; from the coding sequence ATGATGAATAAACAGGAAATTTACACTGCCTTGGGGCTAACGTCCGCTGAGGTAGAAGGCGGCAATCTAAAGGTTCATAGCCCGATCGACGGTTCTGAGATCGCGAATGTTAAAATGGATACAGTTTCAGAAGCTGAAGCAAAAATTGCCAAATCCGTTGAGGCCTTCAAAGCCTGGCGCAATGTGCCGGCGCCACGTCGTGGTGAACTTGTGCGTATACTGGGAAACATCCTTCGTGATAAAAAAGAAGCACTTGGTGCGCTCGTAACTCTTGAATGCGGTAAAATTTATCAGGAAGGGCTTGGGGAAGTCCAGGAAATGATCGATATCTGTGACTTTGCTGTTGGTCAGAGCCGTATGCTTCATGGCCTGACAATTGTGTCAGAACGCCCGCTGCATAAGATGCGTGAAATTTGGCAGCCGCTGGGTCCGACCGGGATTATCAGTGCCTTTAACTTTCCGGTAGCCGTATGGTCCTGGAATGCGGCCCTTGCACTGGTTTGCGGCAATTCACTTCTTTGGAAACCTTCTGAAAAAACACCTGTTACCGCTCTTGCCTGTCAGAAACTGTTTGAAAAAGCCTGTGCCGAGTTTGGTGCGGATGCGCCCAAAGACCTTTCACAAATTCTTATTGGTGAGCGTGATATTGGTGAAGTGCTGACGTCGGATGAGCGCGTACCGCTGATCAGCGCGACAGGCAGCTGTGCAATGGGCAAAATTGTTGGTGCCAAGGTTGCCTCCCGCTTTGGCAGATCAATTCTGGAGCTTGGTGGGAATAATGCCATTATCGTATCAAAACATGCCGATCTTGACCTTGCTTATCAGGGGATCGTGTTTGGTTCTGTTGGCACCTGCGGTCAACGCTGCACAACAACCCGTCGTCTTTTCATCCATGAAGATGTTTATGATCAGATTGTTCCGCGCATTAAAAAAGCCTTTGCCGGTGTTTCCATTGGTAACCCGCTTGATGAAAAAACACTGATGGGTCCTCTCATTGATGAAGACGCCTTTAATAATATGCAAAACGCTCTTAACGTTGCGAAAGAAAATGGCGGAAAAATTACCGGTGGCTCACGCGCCCTAGGCAATGAATATCCCGGTGGATATTACGTCAATCCTGCCCTAGTTGAGATGGACGGTGATGATGCCAATATTAAGACCGAAACTTTTGCCCCAATTTTATATGCCTTTAAATATACTGATCTTGAAAATGCCATCGCCCGGCAAAATGATGTTCCGCAAGGGCTTTCTTCGGCAATTTTCACGACCAATATTCTGGAAGCCGAAATGTTTACTTCTGAATTCGGTAGTGACTGCGGTATTGCTAACGTTAATATTGGTACCAGCGGTGCCGAAATCGGCGGCGCTTTCGGCGGTGAAAAAGAAACCGGCGGTGGCCGTGAAAGCGGATCTGATGCCTGGCGCGGCTATATGCGTCGTATGACCAGCACCACCAATTACTCAACCAAACTGCCTCTGGCACAAGGTATTAAATTTGATGCCGATTAA
- a CDS encoding helicase-related protein, with protein MKQLSNRAVETKSHIKAVLGPTNTGKTHLAVERMLGHASGMIGLPLRLLAREIYDRIVEKKGTAHVALITGEEKIVPKHAQYYVCTVESMPIEKTVEFLAIDEVQLAADYDRGYVFTDRLLRARGRQETMFLGSETARPLIKRLIPDVDFISRPRFSELIYVEPKKLSRLPRRSALITFSANNVYGYAEMLRRAKGGVAVVLGALSPRTRNAQVALYQNGDVDFLVATDAIGMGLNMDIDHVSFAATAKFDGHQMRDLSPAELGQIAGRAGRYMNNGTFGCLTEGADYQTGLDPEVVFAIENHKFAPLTVFQWRNSFIDFTRPDTVIRSLERAPDKSGLTRTMEKLDMDTFRRLSENQKIKPMLGGPAAVKMLWEVCQIPDFRQVSDDEHAKLCMGIYRQISADHGRIKEDWIANMAAPYKKTEGNIDTLSSRIAHIRTLTYIANRSGWCENQKYWQSETRVIEDRLSDALHERLTNRFVSRRTSVLMRELRQKGKLMANVETDGSVYVEDHFIGTIEGFQFKEDVGAFGEDSNTLRNAANKVLAEEIKKRVEEFSLAEDAEISLIYGDPLTQSTVNWRGIAVGKVVKGPSLLSPKAIVQPTPVLQGDALNIVQAKLDRWLEAYIENILAPLFALREAVDGAKDDEGNERISGMARGIAFQMVEKLGTIPRRLIAKDFKDVDGSGRFQLKKLGVWLGATSLYIPSLLKPAPAQLRLLLWALHNDQDKLPDIPPAGLCTIKVDKNASRVFYEVSGYRVVGNNAVRLDMLERLANAAREISMNGPFPMDPDLMSLVGTSGNDFKEIMSYLGYSAKEYDAPAAAEILAKRIDKTDVEKSEEISEKTTDNMQADEDHKSEEAEQKETLDSEKKLAEKEKPDTEEKVIIFTHNPEGNQHKQKPTRKPYQAKGKKPQPKNKSSRKGPQHHASKNNQSKQTKLDPDSPFAALAGLKDQLKAKK; from the coding sequence ATGAAACAATTATCAAACAGAGCGGTTGAGACCAAAAGTCACATTAAAGCGGTTCTCGGCCCGACCAACACCGGCAAAACTCATCTCGCCGTTGAGCGGATGCTCGGTCATGCCTCTGGTATGATCGGGTTGCCGCTCAGGCTTCTTGCCCGGGAAATATATGACCGTATTGTGGAGAAAAAAGGGACCGCGCATGTGGCCCTAATCACCGGCGAAGAAAAAATTGTTCCAAAACATGCTCAATATTATGTGTGCACCGTTGAAAGTATGCCCATTGAAAAAACGGTTGAATTTCTAGCCATTGATGAAGTGCAGCTTGCCGCCGATTATGACCGGGGATATGTTTTTACAGATCGTTTGCTGCGGGCACGCGGGCGGCAGGAAACCATGTTTTTAGGCTCTGAGACGGCCCGCCCGCTTATCAAGCGGCTTATCCCTGATGTTGATTTTATCAGCCGTCCCCGTTTTTCAGAACTTATTTATGTCGAACCGAAGAAGCTTTCTCGCCTGCCCCGCAGAAGCGCCCTGATTACCTTCAGTGCCAATAATGTCTATGGCTATGCCGAAATGCTGCGCCGGGCCAAGGGTGGGGTTGCCGTAGTGCTCGGCGCTTTAAGCCCGCGAACCAGAAATGCCCAGGTTGCCCTCTATCAGAATGGTGATGTTGATTTTCTGGTTGCAACGGATGCGATTGGAATGGGCCTGAACATGGATATTGATCATGTATCCTTTGCTGCCACTGCCAAATTTGATGGTCATCAGATGCGGGATCTTAGCCCGGCAGAACTTGGACAAATAGCGGGCCGAGCGGGTCGCTATATGAATAACGGAACATTTGGCTGCCTGACCGAAGGGGCAGATTATCAGACCGGACTCGACCCGGAAGTGGTATTTGCTATTGAAAACCATAAGTTTGCCCCTCTAACCGTATTTCAGTGGCGAAATTCATTTATAGACTTCACCAGGCCGGACACAGTGATTCGCTCACTTGAACGTGCGCCTGATAAATCCGGGCTAACACGCACGATGGAAAAGCTCGATATGGACACATTCAGGCGCTTAAGTGAAAATCAGAAAATAAAGCCAATGTTAGGCGGGCCGGCAGCTGTTAAAATGTTGTGGGAAGTGTGCCAGATTCCGGATTTCAGGCAAGTGTCGGATGATGAACATGCCAAACTGTGTATGGGCATTTATCGTCAGATTTCTGCGGATCACGGCAGGATAAAAGAAGACTGGATTGCCAATATGGCGGCGCCTTATAAAAAAACTGAAGGCAATATAGATACCCTGTCATCAAGAATTGCGCATATTCGTACTTTAACCTATATCGCCAACCGTTCAGGATGGTGCGAAAATCAAAAATATTGGCAATCGGAAACAAGAGTTATTGAAGACAGGCTATCAGATGCGCTACATGAACGGTTAACAAATCGTTTTGTAAGCAGACGTACGTCAGTACTGATGCGGGAATTGCGCCAAAAGGGAAAATTAATGGCAAATGTTGAAACAGATGGCAGTGTTTATGTAGAAGACCATTTTATTGGCACTATTGAAGGGTTCCAGTTTAAGGAAGATGTCGGTGCTTTTGGGGAAGACAGTAACACCCTAAGAAATGCTGCAAATAAGGTTCTTGCAGAAGAAATAAAAAAGCGGGTCGAAGAATTCAGTCTGGCTGAAGATGCTGAAATTAGTCTGATATATGGCGACCCGTTAACACAAAGCACAGTTAACTGGCGTGGAATTGCAGTTGGCAAGGTGGTTAAAGGACCATCGCTTTTAAGTCCAAAGGCAATTGTACAACCAACACCCGTCTTACAAGGGGATGCCCTGAATATAGTCCAGGCCAAACTTGATCGTTGGCTTGAAGCGTATATTGAAAATATTTTGGCACCACTTTTTGCACTTCGTGAAGCGGTGGATGGTGCCAAAGATGATGAAGGAAACGAGCGGATCAGCGGCATGGCAAGGGGAATTGCCTTTCAAATGGTTGAAAAACTTGGCACGATCCCAAGACGGCTTATTGCCAAAGATTTTAAAGATGTGGATGGAAGCGGTCGTTTTCAGCTGAAAAAACTGGGGGTCTGGCTTGGAGCCACCAGCCTATATATTCCGTCGCTGTTAAAACCGGCACCTGCTCAGCTTAGACTTCTCCTCTGGGCACTACATAACGATCAGGATAAATTGCCGGATATTCCGCCAGCAGGTCTGTGCACAATAAAGGTTGATAAAAATGCATCTCGGGTATTTTATGAGGTCTCGGGATATCGGGTCGTGGGTAATAATGCTGTCCGTCTGGATATGCTTGAACGTCTTGCTAATGCGGCCCGTGAAATATCCATGAATGGCCCGTTTCCAATGGATCCTGATCTAATGAGCCTTGTTGGAACCAGTGGCAACGATTTTAAAGAAATTATGAGCTACCTGGGTTATTCAGCAAAAGAATATGATGCTCCGGCAGCCGCTGAAATTCTGGCAAAGCGTATAGATAAAACCGACGTTGAGAAATCAGAAGAAATATCAGAAAAAACAACAGACAATATGCAGGCTGATGAAGATCATAAAAGCGAAGAAGCAGAACAAAAAGAGACTTTGGATTCTGAGAAAAAACTAGCTGAAAAAGAAAAGCCGGATACAGAAGAAAAGGTTATTATTTTCACGCATAATCCCGAAGGAAATCAGCATAAACAAAAGCCGACAAGAAAACCTTATCAGGCAAAGGGCAAAAAGCCGCAGCCCAAAAATAAGTCATCACGCAAGGGTCCTCAACATCATGCTTCGAAAAATAATCAATCCAAACAGACTAAGCTGGACCCGGATTCGCCGTTTGCAGCGCTGGCAGGACTTAAAGATCAGCTAAAGGCAAAAAAATAA
- the feoB gene encoding ferrous iron transport protein B, with amino-acid sequence MTALRVALIGAPNSGKSSLFNTLTGSHQKVANYPGVTVERRSGTMTTEGGHDVKILDLPGIYSLNDRSLDEKVSREIITGVHEMEQQPEVLVCVINAANIRVHLRLVLELKTLGLPMIVALNMHDLATRDGIEIDVDRLAEELGLPVITTIAVRRSGVEALKEFLNRDASAYAKPIGIKSDKSTRALQKEAGRITSLVQVAEGGHHKMTRILDSVALHPVIGPILFFVILFFMFQAVFSWAETPMDLIEGGFAALGEVIGENLPDNWFRSFIQDGLIAGVGSVLVFLPQIIILFLFILTLEASGYMARAAFIMDKLMAKVGLNGRAFIPLLSSFACAIPGIMATRTIANHRDRITTIMIAPLMTCSARLPVYTLMIAAFIPNKPVLGYFGLQGVVFFTLYLAGIVSAIIVAAVMKKTITKGTLQPFLMELPKYQMPRLNHVLLELWQRVRAFLRRAGTIILYAAIALWALTLYPFAPKDATEPDIYYSFAGMIGRALQPIFAPLGFNWEISIALVPGMAAREVAVSALGTVYALQGDEDQVAQSLSTVLQNSWPLPTALAFLAWYIYAPQCLATLATARRETNSWRWTAFMAGYLFALAYLVAMIVNISAKALMA; translated from the coding sequence ATGACAGCTCTCCGAGTCGCCCTGATCGGTGCTCCAAATTCCGGGAAAAGTTCCCTTTTTAACACCCTAACCGGCAGTCACCAGAAAGTAGCAAATTATCCAGGAGTGACCGTTGAGCGCCGTTCAGGCACCATGACTACAGAAGGCGGGCATGACGTTAAAATTCTCGATCTTCCCGGAATTTACAGCTTAAATGACCGCAGCCTTGATGAGAAGGTCAGCAGGGAAATTATCACCGGCGTACACGAAATGGAACAGCAACCCGAAGTTCTGGTCTGTGTCATTAATGCCGCCAATATCCGGGTTCACCTGCGGCTTGTGCTTGAGCTAAAAACATTGGGACTTCCGATGATTGTTGCCCTTAATATGCATGACCTTGCTACACGGGACGGCATTGAAATTGATGTGGACCGTTTGGCTGAAGAACTCGGACTTCCGGTAATAACCACAATCGCCGTAAGAAGAAGTGGTGTCGAAGCCCTTAAAGAATTTCTGAACCGTGACGCCAGCGCTTATGCAAAACCAATAGGGATAAAGTCAGATAAATCAACCCGAGCCCTGCAAAAAGAAGCGGGACGGATCACTTCCCTGGTCCAGGTGGCTGAAGGCGGTCATCATAAAATGACCCGTATTCTGGATAGTGTGGCCCTGCACCCTGTTATTGGCCCCATTTTATTCTTTGTTATTTTATTTTTCATGTTTCAGGCGGTCTTCAGCTGGGCAGAAACCCCTATGGATTTGATAGAAGGGGGATTTGCAGCACTGGGTGAGGTTATCGGCGAAAATCTTCCTGACAACTGGTTTCGAAGCTTTATCCAGGACGGACTTATTGCCGGTGTTGGCAGTGTACTTGTGTTCCTGCCTCAGATTATCATCCTGTTTTTATTCATTCTGACATTGGAAGCCAGCGGCTATATGGCCCGTGCCGCTTTCATCATGGATAAATTAATGGCAAAAGTTGGCCTTAATGGACGTGCTTTTATTCCACTTCTTTCCAGCTTTGCCTGCGCAATTCCGGGTATTATGGCAACCCGAACCATAGCAAACCACCGTGATCGCATCACAACAATCATGATCGCGCCGCTAATGACCTGCTCAGCGCGGCTCCCCGTATACACATTGATGATTGCCGCCTTTATCCCCAACAAACCGGTGCTTGGATATTTCGGGCTCCAGGGCGTCGTGTTTTTCACCCTTTATCTCGCCGGAATTGTCAGCGCAATCATTGTCGCCGCCGTTATGAAAAAGACCATCACCAAAGGAACTTTGCAGCCGTTTTTGATGGAGCTGCCAAAATATCAGATGCCACGATTAAATCATGTGTTGCTTGAACTATGGCAACGGGTCCGGGCTTTCCTGCGCCGCGCCGGAACTATTATTTTATATGCGGCCATCGCCCTCTGGGCTTTAACCCTTTATCCATTTGCTCCAAAGGATGCGACGGAACCAGACATTTATTACAGTTTTGCAGGTATGATCGGCCGGGCGTTACAGCCGATATTCGCGCCGCTTGGATTTAACTGGGAAATTTCCATTGCCCTGGTTCCCGGCATGGCCGCCCGCGAAGTGGCGGTTAGTGCGCTTGGCACCGTTTATGCCCTGCAGGGTGATGAAGATCAGGTCGCCCAAAGCCTATCTACCGTGCTGCAGAATTCCTGGCCCTTGCCAACGGCGCTTGCCTTTTTGGCCTGGTATATTTATGCGCCGCAATGCCTCGCCACACTGGCGACGGCAAGACGCGAAACCAACAGCTGGCGCTGGACCGCTTTCATGGCCGGATATCTCTTCGCGCTCGCTTATCTGGTGGCAATGATTGTCAATATCAGTGCAAAAGCCCTAATGGCGTAA